In one window of Lewinella sp. 4G2 DNA:
- a CDS encoding class I SAM-dependent methyltransferase codes for MSTFSFLLEGFRNLRTTGTFTRSSPALCRAAIDRIDFPAAKVIVELGAGDGVITKHILERLPADGKVIAFEVSPDLCDDMRALNDPRLIVAQDSAENIRHYLDQIGADKADHIVSAIPFAALPEDLGKSIVRAAKDTLRPGGCYNQVHYSLKTKSYYEDAFGEVETKRVWANLPPAWVLYCMR; via the coding sequence ATGTCCACATTCTCTTTCCTCCTGGAAGGCTTCCGCAATCTCCGCACCACGGGCACCTTCACCCGCTCCAGCCCCGCGCTCTGCCGGGCGGCTATTGACCGGATCGACTTCCCGGCAGCCAAAGTGATCGTAGAGTTGGGGGCCGGAGATGGCGTCATTACCAAACACATTCTGGAAAGACTGCCCGCCGATGGAAAGGTGATCGCCTTCGAAGTCAGTCCGGATCTGTGCGACGATATGCGGGCCCTCAATGACCCCCGCCTCATTGTCGCCCAGGACAGCGCCGAAAACATCCGCCACTACCTCGACCAGATCGGTGCGGACAAAGCCGACCACATCGTATCCGCCATTCCCTTCGCCGCTTTGCCGGAGGATTTGGGGAAAAGTATCGTCCGCGCGGCAAAAGACACTCTTCGGCCCGGCGGCTGCTACAACCAGGTGCACTACAGCCTGAAGACCAAGAGTTATTACGAAGACGCCTTCGGGGAAGTAGAGACCAAGCGGGTGTGGGCGAATTTGCCGCCGGCTTGGGTGCTTTACTGTATGCGATAG